The following are from one region of the Chanos chanos chromosome 10, fChaCha1.1, whole genome shotgun sequence genome:
- the slc2a12 gene encoding solute carrier family 2, facilitated glucose transporter member 12, with protein sequence MDTPVRAKTVTSDLQKPLDSLNQCTKLEKSASAHSGCGMLLVLCAVSVASLSGLMLGYQMGLISGVLLQLRELLSLSCPQQEQAVGAPLLGALLLSLLGGSVVDRYGRRFSIILTAALCVGGTLLSTCVVSFWALIVGRAMVGMATALSGTASCLYMAEVAPQAWRGRCVCAYELMVVLGVLLGFSISWALAGTPEGWRYTLGGAVPPALLQLAVMPFLPCSPRFLLARRREEEAYGVLVRLRGTWLKEAVEEELRDIRAALGAERQHEFRDLFSSQDNMRWRLGVGVALVVLQQVTGQPNLLAYASTVLRSVGFHSNEAATLASTGLGVVKVAGTIPAMLLVDRVGPKAFLCVGAVVMTLSTVTLGAVTMQSQTQVSSLCQAPTGVNHTSLVWTNGAAARTDSPLGLYRPDLFHTDSLNHTLYSISSTQTGNVSLIRNINFTKDYGIDLEVSRRTGDDSRIELEVTSVSSSLKWISLVSLLVYVTGFSFSLGPMVHVVLSEIFPTGIRGKAVSVVSAFNWASNLLISMTFLTLTEWIGLPNVIFSYAAMSFILLVFVILFVPETKGRTLEQISKELAMKNHLDGSLLCLRRRTQMKTDTPKEEKTLTSV encoded by the exons ATGGACACCCCAGTGAGGGCCAAGACAGTGACCTCTGATCTCCAGAAGCCTCTGGACTCGCTGAACCAGTGTACCAAGCTTGAGAAAAGTGCATCTGCACACTCTG GCTGCGGTATGCTATTAGTGCTGTGTGCCGTATCCGTGGCCTCTCTAAGTGGACTCATGTTGGGTTATCAGATGGGTCTAATCTCTGGAGTTCTGCTACAACTCAGAGAGCTTCTGAGTCTGTCTTGCCCACAACAGGAACAAGCAGTGGGGGCGCCTCTGCTCGGAGCCTTGCTCCTCTCCCTGCTTGGGGGTTCTGTGGTCGACCGCTATGGCCGTCGTTTCTCCATCATACTAACTGCCGCGCTGTGTGTGGGGGGCACACTTCTGAGCACCTGCGTAGTGTCCTTCTGGGCACTAATAGTTGGGCGGGCCATGGTTGGCATGGCAACGGCGCTCTCGGGCACCGCCTCGTGTCTCTACATGGCAGAGGTGGCACCGCAAGCTTGGCGAGGGCGCTGCGTGTGCGCCTATGAGCTAATGGTGGTACTTGGCGTCCTTCTAGGTTTCAGCATAAGCTGGGCACTGGCTGGCACGCCCGAGGGTTGGCGCTACACGCTCGGCGGTGCCGTCCCacctgcactgctgcagctggcaGTAATGCCCTTTCTACCTTGTAGCCCACGCTTCCTGTTGGCCCGGCGACGAGAAGAGGAGGCCTACGGTGTGCTGGTACGACTGCGGGGGACGTGGCTGAAGGAAGCAGTGGAGGAGGAGCTCAGAGATATCAGGGCAGCGCTGGGAGCAGAACGACAACACGAGTTTCGGGATCTTTTCAGCTCTCAGGACAACATGAGGTGGAGGCTGGGTGTGGGCGTGGCACTCGTGGTCCTACAACAGGTCACAGGACAGCCCAATCTGCTGGCCTACGCCTCCACGGTACTCCGTAGTGTGGGTTTCCATAGCAATGAGGCCGCCACTCTGGCCTCCACAGGTCTGGGTGTGGTCAAAGTGGCTGGGACCATCCCTGCCATGCTGCTGGTAGACAGGGTGGGGCCAAAAGCGTTCCTATGTGTGGGTGCAGTTGTTATGACGCTCTCGACAGTTACACTAGGGGCGGTCACCATGCAAAGCCAAACTCAAGTGTCAAGTTTATGTCAGGCTCCCACAGGAGTTAACCACACCTCCCTGGTGTGGACAAACGGAGCTGCTGCCAGGACAGACTCACCTCTAGGCTTGTATCGCCCTGATCTCTTTCACACTGACTCGCTCAACCATACCCTCTATAGTATCAGCTCCACCCAGACAGGAAATGTGAGCCTCATAAGGAACATAAATTTCACAAAGGATTATGGGATTGATTTGGAAGTCTCTAGAAGGACAGGAGATGATTCTCGGATAGAACTAGAGGTCACTTCTGTGTCTAGTTCTCTGAAATGGATCTCTCTGGTGAGCCTGCTGGTATACGTGACAGGATTCTCTTTTAGCCTCGGACCAA TGGTGCACGTGGTTCTGAGTGAGATCTTCCCCACAGGGATCAGAGGGAAGGCTGTGTCTGTTGTTTCTGCCTTCAACTGGGCTTCCAACCTGCTCATATCAATGACCTTCCTAACACTTACAG AATGGATTGGTTTGCCAAATGTGATCTTCTCCTATGCTGCCATGAGTTTCATTCTGCTGGTGTTTGTGATTCTGTTTGTGCCGGAGACCAAGGGCCGAACACTGGAACAGATCTCTAAAGAGCTGGCAATGAA AAACCACCTGGATGGCAGCCTTCTGTGTCTCCGCCGGCGAACCCAGATGAAGACAGACACCCCAAAGGAAGAGAAGACACTGACCTCTGTTTGA
- the tbpl1 gene encoding TATA box-binding protein-like 1: MEASNDVALDIVVTNVVSVFRTRCHLNLRTIALEGTNVIYKPEVGKVLMKLRKPKITASIWSSGKIICTGATSEDEAKLGARRLARCLQKIGFKVRFSDFKVVNVLAVCSLPFQIRLVEFTRNNRPIASYEPEIHPAVSYKIKNLRATVQIFSTGNITITGPNVQSVASAVEQIYPLLFQCQKTHTHIHVV; the protein is encoded by the exons ATGGAAGCTAGCAACGATGTGGCGCTCGATATTGTCGTTACCAACGTCGTATCAGTCTTCAGGACGAGGTGTCATCTGAACCTACGCACCATTGCGTTAGAAGGAACCAACGTCATATACAAACCTGAAGTTGGG AAAGTTCTGATGAAGCTACGGAAGCCGAAGATCACTGCATCCATATGGTCTTCAGGGAAAATTATTTGCACTGGAGCTACAAG tgagGACGAGGCTAAGCTGGGTGCTCGGAGGTTAGCTCGCTGCCTGCAGAAAATCGGCTTCAAG GTGAGGTTCTCCGACTTTAAGGTTGTGAACGTGTTGGCTGTCTGTTCCCTGCCTTTTCAAATCCGTCTTGTTGAATTCACCAGAAACAACCGTCCCATTGCCAG TTACGAGCCTGAGATCCATCCTGCAGTATCATACAAGATCAAAAACCTCAGGGCTACAGTGCAAATTTTCTCTACTGGCAATATCACCATTACAG GACCAAATGTCCAGAGCGTTGCCTCTGCAGTGGAACAGATCTACCCTCTACTGTTTCAgtgtcagaaaacacacacacatatacacgtcgtttga